A part of Vulpes lagopus strain Blue_001 chromosome 4, ASM1834538v1, whole genome shotgun sequence genomic DNA contains:
- the MFGE8 gene encoding lactadherin: protein MLGPRLLAALCGALLCASGLLAASGDFCDSSQCLNGGTCLLGQDNTPFYCLCPQGFTGLICNETEKGPCFPNPCHNDAECQVIDDLHRGDVFTQYVCQCPHGYTGTHCEITCAMPLGMETGSIADSQISASSVHLGFMGLQRWAPELARLHRTGIVNAWTASNYDKNPWIQVNLMRKMRVTGVMTQGASRAGSAEYLKTFKVAYSVNGRKFQFIQNAEGTGDKMFVGNMDNNGVKANLFDFPLEVQYVRLVPIICHRGCTLRFELLGCELNGCAEPLGMKDNTIPDKQITASSIYRTWGLNAFSWYPFYARLDKQGKFNAWTAQTNDASEWLQVDLGFQRQVTGIVTQGARDFGHIQYVAAYKVAYSNDSTNWTEYKDQGAIEGKIFPGNLDNNSHKKNMFEMPFLARFVRILPVAWHNRITMRVELLGC, encoded by the exons ATGCTCGGCCCCCGCCTGCTGGCCGCGCTCTGCGGCGCGCTGCTCTGCGCCTCGGGACTCCTCGCCGCCTCGG GTGACTTCTGTGACTCTAGCCAGTGCCTGAATGGTGGGACCTGCTTGTTGGGCCAGGACAACACTCCCTTCTACTGCCTCTGCCCCCAAGGCTTCACAGGCCTGATCTGCAATGAGACTGAGAAAG GCCCTTGTTTTCCCAACCCCTGCCACAATGATGCCGAATGCCAGGTGATCGATGACCTGCACAGAGGGGATGTCTTCACCCAGTATGTCTGCCAGTGTCCTCATGGCTACACAGGCACTCACTGTGAGATCA cctgTGCCATGCCGCTGGGCATGGAGACGGGCTCCATTGCCGACTCACagatctctgcctcttctgtgcACTTGGGCTTCATGGGTTTACAGCGCTGGGCCCCGGAGCTGGCTCGTCTGCACCGCACGGGCATTGTCAATGCTTGGACAGCCAGCAACTATGATAAGAACCCCTGGATCCAG GTAAACCTGATGCGGAAGATGCGGGTGACAGGTGTGATGACACAGGGCGCCAGCCGTGCAGGCAGTGCTGAGTACCTGAAGACTTTCAAGGTGGCCTATAGCGTCAATGGACGCAAGTTCCAGTTTATTCAGAATGCAGAGGGGACAGGAGACAAG ATGTTTGTTGGTAACATGGACAACAATGGTGTGAAGGCCAACCTGTTTGACTTCCCTCTTGAAGTGCAGTATGTGAGACTGGTGCCCATCATCTGCCACCGGGGCTGTACCCTCCGCTTTGAGCTCCTTGGCTGTGAGTTGAATG GATGTGCCGAACCCCTGGGCATGAAGGACAATACCATCCCTGACAAGCAGATCACAGCATCCAGCATCTACAGGACCTGGGGCCTGAATGCCTTCAGCTGGTATCCCTTCTACGCACGGCTGGACAAGCAGGGCAAGTTCAATGCCTGGACTGCCCAGACCAATGATGCCTCGGAGTGGCTGCAG GTGGACCTGGGCTTCCAGAGGCAAGTGACTGGCATCGTTACCCAGGGGGCCCGAGACTTTGGCCACATCCAGTATGTGGCAGCCTACAAGGTAGCCTACAGTAATGACAGCACGAACTGGACCGAATACAAGGACCAGGGCGCGATCGAAGGCAAG ATCTTCCCTGGCAACTTGGACAATAATTCGCACAAGAAGAACATGTTTGAGATGCCCTTCCTGGCTCGTTTTGTGCGCATCCTGCCCGTAGCCTGGCACAACCGTATCACCATGCGTGTGGAACTGCTGGGCTGTTAG